The Sebastes fasciatus isolate fSebFas1 chromosome 4, fSebFas1.pri, whole genome shotgun sequence genome window below encodes:
- the islr2 gene encoding immunoglobulin superfamily containing leucine-rich repeat protein 2: MARRLLQVLALWTTVVGVVQCCPELCSCQDKFNHQFVDCVSKEMPEVPVGLPANVTTLSLSANKIKLLRSKSFVNITQVTSLWLAHNEIITVETGTLAPLVQLRNLDISYNKIVHFPWVDLHNLTSLQLLKMNNNEMVNLPKDAFSNLKDLRSLRINFNKFTTIVQGTFSPLLSMSHLQIFNNPFTCSCTLEWLKDWIATTKISVPEQNSIVCGAPEHLKGALVTALPKLDCTAPAVTITYEPDIENTEVYEGFMVILNCETTGSPAPQVSWEVTAGNQNYVFPLPSNGEINDVPINDKTTNNRFLVFRNGTLVIRRMSKKEDGNYNCSAVNELGKAESGVKVAMAATQKHDSKPDSTVDKIRPSAKKPAEPSKNNVINWSKPDGKTKGSPEGSSDKSAGTGQAGDVSKDPTFASKCGVRESSEYISNHAFNLSLDDLKQYTFDFGVIALEVSETEAKVQLNPLQLPSSKSNLHLSHTENQETVNKEAFGVYQSSSGKATLDMLYLCVNTGNGHSMIQWSNIEEGVNAYRFHGLEPGTNYTLCLTYGGQDCQVQVVFTTRRKIPSLLIIVVVSIFLLGLATVPLLGATCCHLLYKYQGKTYKLIMKAQNPDQLEKQMTGDFDRRASFVESEKTFDPSELGEGEAEGEEGDGEEEAEGSVVTESIPGSSSKTNQEEFEVGSEYSDRLPLGAEAVNISEEINGNYKQPSR, from the coding sequence ATGGCGAGACGGCTCCTGCAGGTCCTCGCCTTGTGGACTACCGTGGTTGGCGTTGTGCAGTGCTGTCCAGAGCTCTGCAGCTGCCAGGATAAATTCAACCACCAGTTTGTCGACTGCGTTTCAAAAGAAATGCCGGAGGTACCCGTGGGTCTCCCCGCCAATGTCACCACCTTGAGCCTCTCTGCCAATAAGATCAAATTACTGAGAAGTAAAAGCTTCGTCAACATCACGCAGGTCACCTCTCTCTGGCTGGCCCACAATGAGATAATTACCGTAGAAACGGGCACCTTGGCCCCCCTGGTCCAGCTCCGCAACCTGGACATCAGTTACAACAAAATTGTGCACTTTCCGTGGGTGGATCTGCACAACCTCACGTCCCTGCAGCTTCTGAAAATGAACAACAATGAGATGGTGAACCTTCCCAAGGACGCCTTCTCCAATCTCAAAGACCTGAGGTCGCTGCGCATCAACTTCAACAAGTTCACCACCATTGTGCAGGGAACCTTCAgccccctcctctccatgtcTCACCTGCAGATTTTTAACAACCCCTTCACATGCTCCTGCACTCTGGAGTGGCTGAAGGATTGGATCGCGACGACTAAGATCTCTGTCCCTGAACAAAATTCAATTGTATGTGGGGCCCCTGAACACCTGAAGGGTGCACTGGTTACAGCGCTCCCCAAACTGGACTGTACGGCCCCTGCTGTCACAATAACCTACGAGCCCGACATTGAGAACACGGAGGTCTACGAGGGCTTCATGGTCATCTTAAATTGTGAGACAACAGGGAGCCCTGCGCCACAGGTCAGCTGGGAGGTCACTGCAGGAAACCAGAACTATGTATTCCCCTTGCCCTCCAACGGAGAGATAAATGATGTGCCAATTAATGATAAAACAACCAACAATCGATTCCTCGTCTTTAGGAACGGCACTCTCGTCATCCGTCGGATGAGTAAAAAGGAAGATGGAAATTACAACTGCTCTGCGGTGAATGAGTTAGGTAAGGCGGAGAGCGGTGTTAAAGTGGCTATGGCAGCCACCCAAAAACATGACTCAAAGCCCGATTCTACGGTGGACAAGATCCGCCCATCTGCTAAAAAGCCTGCAGAGCCCTCCAAAAACAATGTGATCAACTGGAGCAAGCCCGACGGCAAGACAAAGGGAAGCCCCGAAGGGTCGTCGGACAAAAGCGCCGGCACGGGGCAGGCCGGCGACGTTTCAAAGGACCCCACCTTTGCGAGCAAGTGCGGCGTGAGAGAAAGCAGTGAATACATCTCCAACCACGCCTTCAACCTGAGCTTGGATGACCTGAAGCAGTACACGTTTGATTTTGGCGTCATTGCGTTAGAAGTGTCGGAGACGGAGGCCAAAGTTCAGCTGAATCCGCTGCAGCTTCCCAGCAGCAAATCTAACCTCCATCTGAGTCACACTGAAAACCAGGAGACGGTGAACAAAGAGGCCTTTGGTGTGTACCAGTCCTCATCCGGCAAAGCCACCCTGGACATGCTCTACCTCTGTGTGAATACAGGTAACGGACACTCCATGATTCAGTGGTCCAATATAGAGGAGGGGGTCAATGCGTACCGCTTCCATGGTTTAGAGCCCGGCACCAATTACACACTGTGTCTCACCTATGGGGGGCAGGACTGCCAAGTCCAAGTAGTCTTCACAACCAGGAGGAAGATCCCCTCCCTTCTCATCATCGTGGTTGTCAGCATTTTCCTACTGGGTCTGGCCACTGTTCCCTTACTGGGAGCCACCTGCTGCCATTTGTTATACAAGTACCAAGGGAAGACCTACAAGCTGATCATGAAGGCCCAGAATCCGGATCAGTTGGAGAAACAAATGACTGGAGATTTTGATCGCAGGGCGTCTTTTGTGGAGTCAGAGAAGACCTTTGACCCCAGCGAGTTAGGCGAGGGAGAGGCcgagggagaggaaggggaCGGAGAGGAGGAAGCCGAGGGGAGTGTGGTGACAGAATCCATCCCAGGGTCCTCATCCAAAACCAACCAGGAGGAGTTTGAAGTGGGCTCGGAGTACAGTGACAGGTTACCGCTGGGTGCAGAGGCAGTCAACATCTCGGAGGAGATCAACGGCAACTACAAGCAGCCGAGCCGCTGA